One region of Chryseobacterium muglaense genomic DNA includes:
- a CDS encoding M3 family metallopeptidase, which yields MKNISSALLISALAFNYSCTTMKTNDIKQEIPVPDASLSSNPFMKKSKLQYETPEFDKIKNEHFKPAFEFGLKQHDAEILKIANNSEAPTFENTIVALEKSGEVFKRALIVFSNLTSANTNPTLQALDEEYAPIFAAHSDKMFLNENLYKRIKSITENGLDSESKRLVQFYKQNFEIAGANLSSADKEKLKQVNQELASLSTQYSNKLLEARKQGGVFFSDAKELDGLSADEISAAASDAKTAGQPGKYLLALQNTTQQPLLQNLTNRATREKLFKASWQRAEKGDANDTRETIEKLAKLRLKKAQILGKKSFAEWKLQDQMAKKPEAAIKLMNQVATPAVETAKREAKDIQDLIDQQKGGFKVEPWDWNFYAEQVRKAKFDLDENQIKPYFEITTVLEKGVFFAAEKFYGLTFKKRTDLPVYHPDVVTYEVFDHDGKSIAIYYLDFYTRDSKSGGAWMSNYVEQSYLLGTKPVIVNCYNYQKPASGKPSLISYDDVSTIFHEFGHSIHGMFASQKYPSLSGTNVPRDFVEFPSQINEHWALDPVVLKNYALHYETKQPIPQALVDKIKKASTFNQGYMTTELISAAALDMDWHSVTNEGQLIPVLDFEKQSLNNHGFTLATVPPRYHTPYFAHIWGGGYSAGYYAYLWSETLDNDAWEWIKNNGGLTRENGDRFRKYILSVGNSVDLNQAFRDFTGHDPDIKPLLRNRGFIK from the coding sequence ATGAAAAATATTTCATCCGCATTGTTAATTTCTGCCTTGGCATTCAATTACTCTTGTACCACAATGAAAACAAACGACATAAAACAGGAAATACCTGTTCCTGACGCTTCACTTTCTTCTAATCCTTTTATGAAGAAAAGCAAACTTCAGTATGAAACTCCCGAGTTTGATAAAATTAAAAACGAACATTTCAAACCGGCATTCGAATTCGGATTAAAGCAACACGATGCCGAAATTCTGAAAATCGCCAACAACAGTGAAGCGCCAACTTTTGAAAATACGATTGTTGCATTAGAAAAAAGTGGTGAAGTTTTTAAAAGAGCCCTTATCGTATTTTCAAACCTAACAAGTGCGAATACAAATCCTACTTTACAAGCTTTAGATGAAGAATATGCGCCAATTTTCGCAGCACATTCTGATAAAATGTTCCTCAATGAAAATCTTTATAAAAGAATTAAATCAATTACAGAAAACGGTTTAGATTCTGAAAGCAAAAGATTAGTACAGTTTTATAAACAAAATTTTGAAATCGCAGGAGCGAATCTTTCTTCTGCCGATAAAGAAAAATTAAAGCAGGTAAATCAGGAATTGGCCTCACTTTCTACTCAATATTCCAACAAATTATTGGAAGCAAGAAAGCAAGGCGGCGTTTTCTTTTCTGATGCTAAAGAATTAGACGGACTTTCCGCTGACGAAATTTCTGCAGCAGCAAGCGATGCAAAAACTGCAGGACAGCCAGGAAAATACCTTTTAGCTTTACAAAACACAACTCAGCAACCTCTTTTACAAAATCTTACCAACAGAGCAACAAGAGAAAAACTGTTCAAAGCATCTTGGCAAAGAGCTGAAAAAGGTGATGCAAACGATACTCGTGAAACCATTGAAAAATTAGCCAAATTAAGACTTAAAAAAGCTCAGATTTTAGGCAAAAAAAGTTTCGCAGAATGGAAACTGCAGGATCAAATGGCTAAAAAACCTGAAGCTGCAATAAAGCTGATGAATCAAGTTGCAACTCCGGCAGTAGAAACTGCAAAACGTGAGGCAAAAGACATTCAGGATTTAATCGATCAGCAGAAAGGAGGTTTCAAAGTAGAACCTTGGGACTGGAATTTTTATGCTGAACAGGTAAGAAAAGCAAAATTTGATTTAGATGAAAACCAAATCAAACCTTATTTTGAAATTACAACCGTTTTGGAAAAAGGAGTTTTCTTCGCTGCTGAAAAATTCTATGGATTAACGTTTAAAAAGAGAACAGATCTTCCGGTTTATCATCCAGATGTGGTAACCTACGAAGTTTTCGATCATGACGGAAAATCTATTGCTATTTATTATCTTGATTTCTACACAAGAGATTCTAAAAGCGGTGGCGCCTGGATGAGCAACTATGTTGAGCAATCGTATTTATTGGGAACAAAACCTGTAATTGTAAACTGTTATAATTATCAGAAACCAGCTTCGGGAAAACCTTCATTAATTAGTTATGATGATGTTTCAACAATCTTCCATGAGTTTGGTCACTCTATTCACGGAATGTTTGCAAGCCAGAAATATCCTTCCCTTTCAGGAACCAATGTACCGAGAGATTTTGTAGAATTTCCTTCTCAAATCAACGAACACTGGGCTTTAGACCCTGTAGTTTTGAAAAACTATGCTCTTCATTACGAAACAAAACAACCTATTCCACAAGCTTTGGTTGATAAAATTAAAAAAGCATCAACATTTAATCAAGGATATATGACTACAGAATTGATTTCTGCAGCAGCTTTGGATATGGATTGGCATTCGGTAACCAATGAAGGACAATTGATTCCAGTTTTAGATTTTGAAAAACAATCATTAAATAATCACGGATTTACTTTAGCTACTGTTCCTCCGAGATATCATACTCCTTATTTTGCACACATTTGGGGCGGTGGTTATTCTGCAGGATATTACGCTTATTTATGGTCTGAAACTTTAGATAATGACGCTTGGGAATGGATTAAAAACAATGGTGGCCTTACAAGAGAAAATGGTGACCGTTTCAGAAAATACATTCTTTCTGTAGGAAATTCTGTAGATCTTAATCAGGCATTCAGAGATTTCACAGGACACGATCCGGATATTAAGCCGTTGTTGAGAAACAGAGGTTTTATTAAATAA
- a CDS encoding TlpA family protein disulfide reductase, with the protein MKKNIFILLFGFFNLFSAQNGYEISIKTKGIAKDVLYLKIFNGTVSDSYAVDSAKINEKTPVAKFVQKQKILGGIYKLELKSNKSALNILVNNGAKISFNLEGNVLLGLMAEQQPNIGFLTYERQSGNMERKLELLKDVQKKFPSPTLDLYTKLEEKKNIKIPESLEERKKIQANFLSDLDLNDRRIQILPNSYQFLNKYFNILPIDNENYKIAVDKLLKVQNCDSKNYLFYLKWIFKNLEYNSQKEMNDTYKYTFNTYLNDMKCVNKNETFYKSIAAKLSALEAVPIGSMIANSEMQKLDKTLVNLSDIYAKSKYTFVMFYDPDCVHCQQETPGIVDYIVSLRNSGTDIQSVAYLNTPDDKKWQSFVQEKGLQNWVNVKSKNNDRKYVEKLEISSNPSFLLLDSEGKVLLKKYNQQEIAKILMSLKN; encoded by the coding sequence ATGAAAAAAAATATCTTCATTTTACTTTTCGGATTTTTCAATTTATTCTCGGCGCAAAATGGTTATGAAATCAGCATCAAAACCAAAGGAATTGCGAAAGATGTATTATATCTGAAAATATTCAACGGAACTGTTTCAGATTCTTATGCGGTAGATTCTGCGAAAATAAATGAGAAAACACCCGTTGCAAAATTTGTTCAGAAACAGAAAATTTTAGGAGGAATTTATAAATTAGAATTAAAGTCTAATAAATCTGCATTGAATATTTTGGTTAATAATGGTGCGAAAATATCATTTAATCTTGAGGGCAATGTGCTTTTAGGGCTTATGGCTGAGCAACAACCTAATATTGGTTTCCTCACTTACGAAAGACAATCCGGAAATATGGAGAGAAAATTGGAGCTTCTTAAAGACGTTCAAAAAAAGTTTCCAAGTCCAACGCTTGATCTTTACACAAAACTGGAAGAGAAAAAGAATATAAAAATTCCTGAAAGTTTAGAGGAAAGAAAAAAAATACAGGCAAATTTTCTGTCAGATTTAGATCTCAACGACAGAAGAATTCAAATACTTCCCAACTCGTATCAGTTTTTGAACAAGTATTTTAATATTCTTCCAATAGATAATGAAAACTACAAAATAGCAGTAGACAAACTTCTGAAAGTGCAAAACTGTGATTCTAAAAATTATCTTTTTTATCTGAAATGGATTTTTAAAAACCTTGAATACAACAGCCAAAAAGAGATGAATGATACGTATAAATATACATTCAATACTTATCTGAATGATATGAAATGCGTCAATAAGAATGAAACGTTTTACAAAAGTATCGCTGCAAAACTTTCTGCTTTGGAAGCTGTGCCGATAGGAAGTATGATTGCCAATTCCGAAATGCAAAAATTAGATAAAACATTGGTAAATCTCTCTGATATTTATGCAAAATCAAAATATACTTTTGTGATGTTTTACGATCCTGATTGTGTGCATTGCCAGCAAGAAACGCCGGGAATTGTTGATTATATTGTGAGTCTTCGTAATTCTGGAACAGATATTCAGTCGGTTGCTTATCTCAATACGCCGGATGATAAAAAATGGCAAAGTTTTGTACAAGAAAAAGGTTTACAAAATTGGGTCAATGTAAAGAGTAAAAATAATGACCGTAAATATGTAGAAAAGCTGGAAATCTCTTCTAATCCCAGCTTTTTATTATTAGATTCTGAAGGTAAAGTATTACTTAAAAAATATAATCAACAGGAAATCGCAAAGATTTTAATGTCATTAAAAAACTAA
- a CDS encoding YchJ family protein: MNCPCCSGKPYEECCKPYHTGEKNAPTAEALMRSRFSAFAIPNGEYLMETTSPVKRQFHNKKDLQEWGEINEWTRLEIVNTPSLNKVEFKAFYTDEEGEKQVHHEVSTFKMIQNRWYYVTGEFLE; this comes from the coding sequence ATGAACTGTCCTTGCTGCTCAGGAAAACCATACGAAGAATGTTGCAAACCTTATCACACGGGAGAAAAAAATGCTCCCACTGCTGAAGCATTGATGCGTTCTAGATTTTCAGCATTTGCCATCCCGAATGGTGAATATTTAATGGAAACAACTTCTCCGGTGAAAAGACAGTTCCACAACAAAAAAGATTTGCAGGAATGGGGAGAGATTAATGAATGGACAAGACTTGAAATTGTAAACACTCCAAGTTTAAATAAAGTAGAGTTTAAAGCTTTTTACACGGATGAAGAAGGAGAAAAACAAGTTCACCACGAGGTATCAACATTTAAAATGATACAAAACCGCTGGTATTATGTGACAGGTGAATTTTTAGAATAA
- a CDS encoding FKBP-type peptidyl-prolyl cis-trans isomerase, protein MTIENNHVVAVKYILHTIEEDGTKTLVEETTSENPLTFLYGLGMMIPKFEQNILGLKAGDKADFVIQPEEAYGEKQEDAIAQLPIDMFAEAGIPPVGAILPLSDNDGNNFQAFVVEVTPEVVIADLNHPMAGKVLDFQVEIVNTRPATEEELSHGHAHGIDGNEAH, encoded by the coding sequence ATGACAATCGAAAACAATCACGTTGTAGCTGTAAAGTATATTCTTCACACTATCGAAGAAGATGGAACTAAAACTCTTGTAGAAGAAACTACATCAGAAAATCCGCTTACATTTTTATATGGTTTGGGAATGATGATTCCTAAATTTGAGCAAAATATCCTTGGTTTGAAAGCTGGAGATAAAGCAGATTTTGTAATTCAGCCGGAAGAAGCTTATGGTGAAAAACAAGAAGATGCGATTGCACAATTGCCAATCGATATGTTTGCAGAAGCAGGAATTCCTCCTGTAGGAGCTATCTTGCCTCTTTCTGACAATGATGGAAATAATTTCCAGGCTTTTGTAGTTGAAGTAACACCAGAAGTTGTTATCGCAGACCTTAACCACCCAATGGCTGGTAAAGTTTTGGATTTCCAGGTTGAAATCGTGAACACACGTCCTGCAACTGAAGAAGAATTGTCTCACGGACACGCTCATGGTATTGACGGAAACGAAGCTCACTAA
- a CDS encoding VF530 family protein, whose protein sequence is MEQKSKDPLHGKRLDAILEELVEYYQGFEELGKQINIKCFTDNPSINSSLKFLRKTDWARAKVESLYLYVLRQKKKEARNKED, encoded by the coding sequence ATGGAACAAAAATCTAAAGACCCACTTCACGGAAAACGACTTGATGCCATTCTTGAAGAATTGGTAGAGTATTATCAGGGCTTTGAAGAGCTTGGGAAACAAATTAATATTAAATGTTTTACCGATAATCCGAGTATCAACTCATCTTTGAAATTTTTAAGAAAAACAGATTGGGCAAGAGCGAAAGTTGAAAGTCTGTATCTGTATGTTTTAAGACAGAAGAAAAAAGAGGCACGAAATAAAGAAGATTGA
- a CDS encoding metallophosphoesterase family protein yields MKILHTADWHLGKRLDRFSRLEEQVLVMNEIVQIADEQKVDLVLIAGDLFDNFNPSVEATELFYKTLKRLSLNGKRPVIAISGNHDSPSLIDAPDPLARECGIILIGHPKATINPFELEHFKISKSAEGFIELEFKNQHFPVRILHTPYANEVRLKEYFGENKEEELNRVLAESWKKTSDEFCNENGINLLMTHLYMNKKGAPILEEPEGEKPIKIGNADLVFSDIIPHQIQYTALGHLHGFQNIGTDEKPVVYSSSPLCYSFSEAGQTKYVSIIEAEPNKNVSFEKIALQKGKKLVRKTFDSIENTIEWLKENPNTLVELTLESETFLKAEERKLIYQSHNGIVHLIPKVKNQDFNESQLSEINLSQDIQTLFSNYFKSKNGGQEANEELLNLFNEIASNNS; encoded by the coding sequence ATGAAAATCCTCCACACCGCCGATTGGCATTTGGGTAAACGTCTCGACCGTTTTTCTAGATTAGAAGAGCAGGTTTTGGTGATGAATGAAATTGTTCAGATTGCTGATGAACAGAAAGTTGATTTGGTATTAATTGCCGGAGATTTGTTTGATAATTTCAATCCGAGTGTTGAGGCGACCGAGCTTTTTTATAAAACTTTAAAACGGTTATCATTAAACGGAAAACGTCCCGTCATTGCGATTTCCGGAAATCATGATTCGCCAAGTTTGATTGATGCACCCGACCCTCTCGCTCGAGAATGCGGAATTATTTTAATCGGACATCCGAAAGCGACAATCAACCCTTTTGAGCTTGAACATTTTAAAATTTCAAAATCAGCAGAAGGTTTTATTGAATTGGAATTTAAAAATCAACATTTTCCTGTCAGAATTTTGCACACTCCTTATGCCAATGAGGTTCGTTTAAAAGAATATTTCGGAGAAAATAAAGAAGAGGAACTCAATAGGGTTTTAGCCGAGAGCTGGAAAAAAACATCCGATGAATTTTGTAATGAAAACGGCATCAATCTTCTGATGACTCATTTGTATATGAATAAAAAAGGGGCTCCGATTTTGGAAGAACCTGAAGGTGAAAAGCCCATTAAAATCGGAAATGCGGACCTTGTTTTTTCAGATATTATCCCACACCAGATTCAATACACGGCTTTAGGACATTTGCATGGATTTCAAAATATTGGAACTGATGAAAAACCCGTTGTCTATTCATCTTCGCCTTTGTGCTATAGCTTTAGTGAAGCCGGACAAACGAAATATGTTTCCATTATTGAGGCAGAGCCTAATAAAAACGTTTCGTTTGAGAAAATAGCTTTACAAAAAGGTAAAAAGCTTGTCAGAAAAACTTTTGACTCCATTGAAAATACAATTGAATGGCTGAAAGAAAATCCAAATACATTAGTTGAGCTCACTTTAGAAAGCGAAACATTTCTAAAAGCAGAAGAAAGAAAACTCATCTATCAATCTCATAACGGAATTGTACATCTCATTCCGAAAGTTAAAAATCAGGATTTTAATGAAAGTCAATTGAGTGAAATTAACCTGAGCCAGGATATTCAAACGTTGTTCAGCAATTATTTTAAATCTAAAAACGGCGGTCAGGAAGCCAATGAAGAGCTTCTTAATTTGTTTAACGAAATTGCTTCAAATAATTCATAA
- a CDS encoding AAA family ATPase — MIPIQLTLEGLYSYQERQKINFENLTEAGLFGIFGSVGSGKSSILEAISFALYGETERLNSRDKRAYNMMNLKSNKSYIEFDFINFENKKFRATREFKRNSKNFEDVKTPTVTFYEWKNENWIPLEHSNSEKIIGLSYANFKRTIIIPQGQFKEFLELGATERTNMMKEIFSLQRFDLQNNVSILNSKNRSELDQLEGQLKGFEEVTEEQISAQKENLKLEQQKLDEVQTTFKKTEEKYIKLKNLKEDFEVLNQKKTEFEKLTQEKIEIDILEKKSEVFDKVFRVFTPLISEKSKLEKEISEQQKNKENQFKILQETEARFDDLKSKLSSIQPKYEALNQSKIQENDLSLILQMQKFSGEIETLKERTKKGSEKVKEVEANQKIIQQKIEDLSKNTDILKPKKLDSALLFNVGNWFSEKKKLTETLQIQSEKIDSKKNEIGKISEELKPFNINLETFKNDYKTQTEDLETQKKVLSDKRNHLEVQQKLAHFANELHDGESCPLCGALEHPNIVEFDDVNAELNEIQKQIQQLEFQKEKIQKQSLEIEKILDRKKIFVEQQKSEEENLKQIQTHIEEHLKNFSWTEFNADNQNDFEEKRQQSFAIEKQIEDLNQQIGLEQKNLDKERENLDSYNKALEKFRLDEAKKEEQIKTNEANLKVLNWLDYEKKPIVETEEIYNTLSQSNRETEENYQKLNKEKEDISPKLAEQKTIVNQLEKRILELEKEISDNKILIEDYLSEQQFSTLEEIQQILSQEINVQETRNQVQQFRIQFEIIKNDILNLETKLKDFSFDEEVFAETENQFKAFENDLKTANDSVVKIASEIERLEKEFKKKEDLLKDLSQLQKRAENLKIMTNLFKGAGFVQYVSSIYLRQLCDHANVRFHRMTRNQLSLQLNESNDFEIVDYLNEGRSRSVKTLSGGQAFQVSLSLALALAESVQTNAQSEKNFFFIDEGFGTQDLESVNIVFETLMNLQKESRIVGIISHVEELKEKIPVSLNITKDEERGSLIEIV, encoded by the coding sequence ATGATTCCAATTCAATTGACTTTAGAAGGTCTTTATTCTTATCAGGAACGTCAGAAAATCAATTTTGAAAATCTTACGGAAGCTGGTCTTTTCGGCATTTTCGGTTCTGTTGGTTCCGGAAAATCTTCTATTTTAGAAGCTATTTCTTTTGCGCTGTACGGCGAAACGGAACGTCTCAATTCCAGAGACAAACGCGCCTACAATATGATGAATCTGAAATCGAATAAATCTTATATTGAGTTTGATTTCATCAATTTTGAAAATAAAAAATTCCGTGCTACAAGAGAGTTTAAACGTAATTCTAAAAATTTTGAAGATGTAAAAACTCCGACCGTCACTTTCTATGAATGGAAAAATGAAAACTGGATTCCTTTGGAACATTCCAATTCTGAAAAAATTATTGGTTTGAGTTATGCCAATTTTAAGCGAACTATTATCATTCCACAAGGTCAGTTTAAAGAATTTTTAGAACTTGGCGCTACCGAAAGAACCAATATGATGAAGGAAATTTTCAGTCTTCAGCGTTTTGATTTACAAAATAATGTTTCCATTTTAAATTCAAAAAACAGATCAGAACTCGACCAGTTGGAAGGTCAGCTAAAAGGTTTTGAAGAAGTAACTGAAGAGCAGATTTCAGCTCAAAAAGAAAATTTAAAACTGGAACAGCAAAAATTGGATGAGGTACAAACAACATTCAAAAAGACAGAAGAAAAATACATCAAACTAAAGAATCTGAAAGAAGATTTTGAAGTTTTGAATCAGAAAAAAACTGAGTTTGAAAAACTGACGCAAGAGAAAATTGAAATTGACATTTTAGAAAAAAAGTCTGAAGTATTCGACAAAGTTTTCAGAGTTTTCACACCACTGATTTCTGAAAAGAGTAAACTTGAAAAAGAGATTTCAGAACAGCAGAAAAATAAAGAAAATCAGTTTAAAATTCTACAGGAAACTGAAGCTCGGTTTGATGATTTAAAAAGTAAACTTTCTTCAATTCAACCAAAGTATGAAGCATTAAATCAATCTAAAATTCAGGAAAATGATTTGAGTTTGATTTTACAAATGCAGAAATTTTCGGGAGAAATTGAAACCTTAAAAGAACGAACAAAAAAAGGTTCGGAAAAAGTAAAAGAAGTTGAAGCAAATCAAAAAATAATTCAGCAAAAAATTGAGGATTTATCTAAAAATACCGATATTTTAAAACCTAAAAAGTTAGATTCAGCTTTATTATTCAATGTTGGAAACTGGTTTTCTGAAAAGAAAAAATTAACCGAAACTTTACAAATTCAGTCAGAAAAGATTGATTCTAAAAAAAATGAAATTGGAAAAATTTCAGAAGAATTAAAACCTTTCAACATCAATCTTGAAACTTTTAAAAATGATTATAAAACTCAGACGGAAGATTTAGAAACTCAGAAAAAAGTACTTTCTGACAAACGAAATCATCTTGAAGTTCAACAAAAGCTGGCACATTTTGCCAACGAATTGCACGACGGAGAATCTTGCCCGCTTTGTGGCGCTTTGGAACATCCGAATATTGTAGAATTTGATGATGTGAATGCTGAACTCAACGAAATTCAAAAACAGATTCAGCAACTTGAATTTCAAAAAGAGAAAATTCAAAAACAGTCTTTAGAAATAGAAAAAATTCTTGACCGAAAAAAGATTTTTGTGGAACAACAGAAATCTGAAGAAGAAAACTTAAAGCAGATTCAAACTCATATTGAAGAACATTTAAAAAACTTTAGCTGGACAGAATTTAATGCTGACAATCAAAATGATTTTGAAGAGAAAAGACAACAATCTTTCGCTATTGAAAAACAAATTGAAGATCTGAACCAACAAATCGGGCTGGAACAAAAAAATCTGGATAAAGAAAGAGAAAACCTTGACAGTTACAATAAAGCTTTAGAAAAATTCAGGCTTGATGAGGCTAAAAAAGAAGAGCAAATCAAAACCAATGAAGCTAATTTAAAAGTTCTAAACTGGCTTGATTACGAGAAAAAACCAATTGTTGAAACTGAAGAAATTTACAATACATTATCTCAGTCTAATCGTGAAACTGAAGAAAATTATCAAAAATTAAATAAAGAGAAAGAAGATATTTCGCCAAAATTAGCTGAACAAAAAACAATTGTTAATCAATTAGAAAAGCGAATTTTAGAATTGGAAAAAGAAATTTCTGATAATAAAATTCTTATTGAAGATTATTTGTCAGAACAGCAATTCAGTACTTTAGAAGAAATTCAGCAAATTCTTTCTCAGGAAATCAATGTTCAGGAAACGAGAAATCAGGTTCAGCAATTCAGAATTCAGTTTGAAATTATAAAAAATGATATTCTCAATCTGGAAACCAAGCTCAAAGATTTTTCATTTGATGAAGAGGTGTTTGCAGAAACTGAAAATCAATTCAAGGCTTTTGAAAATGATTTAAAAACCGCCAATGATTCTGTCGTAAAAATTGCCTCCGAAATAGAAAGACTGGAAAAAGAATTTAAGAAAAAAGAAGATTTGCTAAAAGATTTATCTCAGCTTCAAAAGCGGGCTGAAAATCTGAAGATTATGACGAATCTCTTTAAGGGAGCCGGTTTTGTACAATATGTTTCATCAATTTATCTTCGTCAATTGTGCGACCACGCGAATGTTCGTTTCCATAGAATGACAAGAAACCAATTGAGTTTGCAACTGAACGAAAGCAACGATTTTGAAATCGTCGATTATCTGAATGAAGGACGCAGCCGCAGTGTGAAAACGCTTTCCGGCGGACAGGCTTTTCAGGTTTCGCTGAGTTTGGCTTTGGCTTTGGCAGAAAGTGTACAGACCAATGCGCAATCTGAGAAAAATTTCTTTTTTATTGATGAAGGCTTCGGAACCCAGGATCTGGAATCGGTAAATATCGTGTTTGAAACACTGATGAATCTTCAGAAAGAAAGTAGAATTGTAGGAATTATTTCGCACGTTGAAGAACTGAAAGAAAAAATTCCGGTTTCACTAAATATTACGAAAGACGAAGAACGGGGAAGTTTGATCGAGATTGTTTAA
- a CDS encoding LLM class flavin-dependent oxidoreductase — MELGIGMFGDLAFDQTTGKYKDAGIKIREILEQVKLMDEGGIDVFAMGEHHRADYAVSSPEIVLAAAASITKNIKLASGVTVLSSSEPVKVYEDFATLDLISDGRAEIFVGRGSFIESFPLYGYSLNDYEELFNEKLELLLKINSEENVSWSGKLRAPMQNQTVYPRAKNNGKLPIWRAVGGTPQSVLSAAQLGMPLVVAIIGGMPIQFKNLIEFYKQEYLKAGHDEAEMQIAIHSHTFVSDDQNVVDGYFHNYKSQMDRIGASRGWSPYTKMQYEGGRNKEGALFIGNANEVADKINYMKEIFGITRFIGHMDVGDPANDVMMKSIELFGEKIAPQVR, encoded by the coding sequence ATGGAATTAGGAATAGGAATGTTTGGCGATTTGGCTTTTGACCAAACTACCGGAAAATATAAAGACGCAGGAATCAAAATCAGAGAAATTCTTGAGCAGGTAAAATTAATGGATGAGGGAGGAATTGATGTTTTTGCAATGGGCGAGCATCACCGTGCAGATTATGCTGTTTCTTCACCTGAAATCGTTTTGGCTGCGGCTGCAAGTATCACAAAAAATATAAAATTAGCAAGTGGAGTAACGGTTTTAAGTTCGTCTGAACCCGTAAAAGTCTATGAAGATTTTGCAACATTAGATTTAATTTCTGATGGAAGAGCTGAAATATTTGTTGGAAGAGGAAGCTTCATTGAATCTTTCCCACTTTACGGATATTCTTTAAATGATTATGAAGAATTGTTTAATGAAAAATTAGAATTATTACTAAAAATAAATTCAGAAGAAAACGTTTCGTGGTCCGGGAAACTTCGAGCTCCGATGCAGAATCAAACGGTTTATCCGAGAGCAAAAAATAACGGGAAACTTCCAATTTGGAGAGCTGTTGGAGGAACTCCGCAATCAGTCTTAAGCGCTGCACAATTGGGAATGCCTTTAGTGGTCGCAATTATTGGCGGAATGCCGATTCAGTTTAAAAATTTAATAGAATTCTACAAACAGGAATATCTTAAAGCAGGACACGATGAAGCTGAAATGCAGATTGCCATTCATTCGCATACATTTGTAAGTGACGACCAAAATGTTGTCGATGGATATTTTCATAATTATAAATCTCAGATGGATAGAATTGGTGCTTCCAGAGGTTGGTCTCCATATACAAAAATGCAGTATGAAGGCGGAAGAAATAAAGAGGGTGCTTTATTCATCGGAAATGCCAATGAAGTCGCTGATAAAATCAATTACATGAAAGAAATTTTCGGAATTACAAGATTTATCGGCCACATGGATGTTGGCGACCCTGCGAATGATGTGATGATGAAGTCTATTGAATTGTTTGGAGAAAAAATTGCTCCACAAGTGCGCTAA
- a CDS encoding TetR/AcrR family transcriptional regulator, translating to MELKEKQIKILEVAVELFKEKGYMGSSVRDLATKLNIKAASLYAHIRSKEEILEWICFGVAHEFFAELQEVKNTKVSPQEKLNLFLDKHLSVVLKNRDVTHIYSNEWKHLEDRLPEFIELRKNYQQEVEQLISEIYKAENWELKSSAFTTRFILHTLNNSYFWFKRNIESTSEITSEIREKLLFGLLGNQK from the coding sequence ATGGAGCTAAAAGAAAAACAGATTAAAATACTCGAAGTTGCTGTAGAACTTTTCAAAGAGAAAGGGTATATGGGTAGCTCGGTAAGAGATCTTGCCACAAAACTCAATATCAAAGCGGCGTCATTGTACGCGCACATCCGTTCTAAAGAAGAAATTCTTGAGTGGATTTGCTTTGGAGTTGCACACGAGTTTTTTGCCGAACTTCAGGAAGTGAAAAATACAAAAGTCTCCCCGCAGGAAAAGCTTAATTTATTTTTAGATAAACATTTGTCTGTGGTTCTTAAAAACCGTGATGTTACCCATATTTATTCTAATGAATGGAAACATCTGGAAGACAGACTGCCCGAATTTATTGAATTAAGAAAAAATTATCAGCAAGAAGTAGAGCAACTGATTTCTGAAATTTATAAGGCAGAAAACTGGGAACTGAAATCGTCTGCTTTTACAACAAGATTTATCCTTCACACCTTAAATAATTCTTATTTCTGGTTTAAAAGAAACATAGAATCAACCTCTGAAATTACCTCTGAAATCAGAGAAAAACTGCTTTTTGGTCTTTTAGGAAATCAAAAATAG